The sequence CGGCTACCTGCCGCTGCGGACCAGCCTGGTCGACGACCCCGCCTACCTGAAGCCGTGGGCGGACCAGCACCCGCTGATCAAGCCGAACCTCGACCAGCTGACCCGGCTGAAGCCGTGGGTCTCGTTCCCCGGCAACGGCTACCAGCAGATCACCGACCTGATGATGTCCGCGGCCGAGAGCGCCATCTACCAGGGCAAGGACCCGAAGACGACGCTCGCCGACGCCGCCAGGCAGGGCGACAAGCTGTTGCCCGCCTCCTGACCCAGATCGTCCGACGTGCGGCGCGCGCTTGTCGACCGTGCGGCAGCGCGCGCCGCCAGGACTTGAAACCCTGAGGACCATGACACTCGACCTGGAAGACACTCCCGGCCTCGGCACGGCCGGCCTCGACAGTGCCGCCGACGCCGACCGCGTGCTGCGGCTGGCCGGCTCGCTCAACCTGCGGGACGTGGGCGACTACCGGGCCGCCGACGGCCGCCGGGTCCGGCGCCGCACCCTGCTGCGCTCGGCGGCGATGCACGGCCTCGGCGACCAGGCCCGCGCGGTGTTCGCGCAGCTCGGGGTGCGCACCGTCGTCGACCTGCGCGAGGCGCAGGAGGCCGCGCACGAGCCGGACGCGCTCGGCCGGCTGCCGATCACCACCAGGTGGATCCCGATCTTCTCCGACGGCACCGGCACGTCCAGCCTGCCGACCGTCGTCCCGGCGACCTCCGGCGACGCTCCCGCCGCCGGCGACAACGCTCCCGGGTCCGGCGCCGCGGCGGCCGAGGGCGCGCGCACGGCCCAGGCGGCCGGGGCCGGGATGACGCTGGCGTCGATCTACGACTTCATCCTCGACGGCAAGGGCGACCGGCTGACCGCCGCGGTGCTCGCGCTCGCCGAGCCCGGCGCCCTGCCCGCGATCGTGCACTGCTCGGCCGGGAAGGACCGGACCGGGCTGACGATCATGCTGGTGCTTGACCTGCTCGGCGTCCCGGACGAGGTCATCGCCCGCGACTACGCGCTGACGGCCGAGCTGCTCGGCGACGAGGCGCAGGCCGCGATCCGCCGGCTCTCGGCGTCGGCTGCCGGCGGCGACCCGGACAACCTGCCCAGCGACCTGATGAGCTCCCCGCCGGAGCTGATCCTGACGGCGCTCGCGCGGGTCCGGGCCAGCCACGGCTCGGCCCGTGGCTACCTGCTCGCCCACGGCGCCACCGACGAGGCGCTCGACGCGCTGGCCGAGGCCCTGCTGGTGACCGACAGTCCGGCCACGACCGACGGCGACGCCGCGACCGACACCCCGCTCGACCACGACCCAGCCTGACGACCCCGACCGACCACCACCGGGAGCTCTCCGTGCGCTTTCTGACCGACCCCCCGACCCCGACGCACACCGTCATCCAGCTCTCCGACACCCACATCGTGCCCGAGGGCGAGCTGTACCACGGCACGCTCGACACCCTCGCCAACGTCGCTGCCGCGTTCGACCAGATCGAGCAGTCCGGCATCGACGTGGCCGCGCTGGTGCTGTCCGGTGACCTCGCCGACGCCGGCGACCTGGCCTCCTACCGGCGGCTGCGCGCCTACGTGGAGCAGCGGGCCGGCGCGCTCGGCCTGCCGGTGCTGTACATGATGGGCAACCACGACAGCCGCGGCCCGTTCCGGGAGGGCCTGCTCGGCGCCGAGCCGACGACCGAGCCCTACGACTACGTGTTCTGGTCCGGCGACCTGCGGATCATCGCGCTCGACTCGACCGAGCCCGGCGAGGTCCTCGGCGTGCTGTCCGACGAGCAGCTGGCCTGGCTGGCCGCCGAGCTCGCCACCCCCGCGCCGGCCGGCACGATCCTCGCGCTGCACCACCCGCCGGTGCCCTCGCCGATCGGCATGCTCAACACCATGGTCCTGGAGGCGCCGGAGCGCCTCGGCCAGGTGATCGCCGGCACCGACGTGCGGATCGTGCTCGCCGGCCACGCGCACCACGGCTCGGTCGGGATCCTCGGCGGCGTGCCGGTCTGGGTCGCGGGGGCGACCGCCTACGCGGCCCGCGCGCTCGGCCCGGCCGGCGGCTACGCGGGCGTCACCGGGGGCGTGTTCACCCGGATCGACGTCTACGCCGGCCAGGCCGTCGCCACCGTCATCCCGACGACGGTCGGCGACTCCATCTACGAGCTGACCCCCGACATGCTGGCGAAGTACGCCGACGAGCTCGACCCCGACGCCGAGCTGACCCACGAGGACCTCGACAAGCTCACGAAGGCGTAGGCACCCGATGTTCGTCGAGCTCGCCGCCCCGGCGGCGCTCACCGGCGCGGGCCGGACCGTCACCGCTGTCTCCCAGCCGGTGGCGGCCCGGCCCGCGCTCGCCCGGCGGCTGCTCGCAGCGGCCCCGCCCTATCTCTACCTGCTGCCGGCCGTCGCCTGCCTGGTGCTGTGGACGTACAAGCCGCTGGTCGAGGCGGTGCAGCTGTCCTTCTACGACTGGAACCTGCTGCCGACGTCGCCGATGACGTACGTCGGGTTCCACAAGTACGCCGAGGTCTTCACCCAGCCGGGCCTGCGCCGGGCGACGCTGAACACCGTCTACTACATCCTCGGCCTGCTGCCGTTCTCGGTGGCGCTGCCGACGGTCATCGCGCTGGTCACCCGCCGGCTCGGCGGCCGCAGCCGCAACGTGTACCGGGCGATCGTCTTCCTGCCGATGCTGGTGGCGCCGGTCGCGGCCGCCGCCGTGTGGAACTGGCTGCTCGACCCGACCGGCCTGTCGAACCAGGCGCTCGGCTGGTTCGGCGTCGCCCCGCACAACTGGCTGCGCACCGAGGGGACGGCGCTGCCGGCGATCCTGGCGATCACCGCGTGGTCGATGTGCGGCTTCGCGACGCTCGTCGTCTCGGCCGGCCTGACCGGCATCAGCGCCGACTACGGCGAGGCCGCCGCGATCGACGGTGCCACCGGCTGGCAGATCCTGCGCTGGGTGACGCTGCCGCTGCTGCGCTCGACCCTGCTGTTCCTGGTGCTGATGACGGTGTTGCTGTCCGGGCAGTGGACCTTCCCGCTGCTGGACTCGCTCACCCAGGGTGGTCCGGGCGACAGCTCGTCGAACGTCTACTACCTGCTCTGGGAGCTCGGCTTCCGCAACTTCGACGCCGGTCTCGCGTCCGCGGCCGGGATCGTCTTCTTCCTGGTGTTCGGGCTCATCGCGGCCGCGCTCGTCGCGCTCGCCGACCGGTTCAGCTTCCACGACAACTAAGGAGCACCAGATGAGCGTCCAGACGGCCGGGGCCGCCCTCGCCGGGCCGCCGAAGGCGCGGCTGGCCTGGGCCGGCGCGGCCGGGCGGCACGCGGTGATGGTCGTGCTGAGCCTGCTCAGCATCGTCCCGATCTACTGGATGTACGCCGGGTCGCTGCGCCGGCCCGGCGACATCCTCAGCCAGAACCCGCTGCCGTGGCCGCTGTCGCTGCGCAACTACCACTACGTCCTGCACTCGCTGGACGTCCCGGTGCTGCTCGCCAACACCCTCGTGATCGCGGCGGCGTCGACGGTCGGGCAGCTGCTGGTCTGTCTGCTCGCCGCCTACGCGTTCGCGGCCTGGGACTTCCGCGGCAAGAACGTGCTGTTCCTGCTGTTCGTCGTCACCTGGCTCGTCCCGTTCCAGGTCACGATGATCTCCAACTACCTGGTGCTCAACAAGCTGGGCCTGCTCAACAGCCTGGCCGGCGTGGTCGTCCCGACGTTGTGCTCGGCGCTGGCCGTGCTCATGCTGCGCCAGCACATGCAGGCCTTCCCCCGGGAGCTGCTGGACGCGGCGAAGATCGACGGCCGGCGCTCCTGGTCGACGCTGTGGACGGTCGTCGTGCCGAACCTGCGCCCGGTGCTCGCGTCGCTGGCGATCCTGCTGTTCATCAGCGCCTGGAACGAGTACTTCTGGCCGGCGCTGGTGCTGCAGCGGGCGAACTCGGTGATCCAGCTCGGCATCCGCGGCTACCTCACCCAGGAGGGCAACGACTGGGGCGCCATCATGGCCGCCTCCGGGCTGGCCTGTCTGCCGATCTTCGCGCTGTACGTCGTGCTGCAGCGCCAGGTCATCGACGCCTTCGTCCGCTCCGGGCTGCGCTGAGCCGAGCACGGCCCGGCGTCGCCCTTCGGCGCCTGTAGGCTCGCAGAAAGTCCTGGAAGGGCAGGATCTTCGGGACTCTACGCAGGCAGGAACCTCGCAGGCAGGGAGAGGATCAGGGCACGGTGGCTACGCTGGGCGAACCACTGATCGTCGATCATTCGACGCTGGCGGTCCGTAGCCTCGGGCCCAGTCGGGTGACCTCGCCCCTGCTGCCCCTGTTGGGCGAGCGGCCGACCACCGAGCACTACATCGACGAGGCCGACAAGGTCCTGCTCGACGACACGCTGGCGATGGTCTCGTCGCGCAACGTCCCGCTGGCCGAGCTGCCCAGCTTCGAGGCGGCCGGCCCGCGCCGGAAGATCTACTTCGACCCGGCGAAGACCAGGGTCGGCATCGTCACCTGCGGCGGCCTGTGCCCCGGGCTGAACAACGTCATCCGGGGCCTGGTGACCGAGCTCACCACGCACTACGGCGTGACCCGCATCTTCGGCTTCCGCAACGGCTATCAGGGATTCATCGCGCGCTACGGCCACGACGTCGTCGACCTGACGGCGGAGCGGGTCGCGACGATCGGCGAGGACGGCGGCACGATTCTCGGCACGTCCCGGGGCCAGCAGGACCCGGAGGAGATCGTCGACTGCCTGTCCCGCATGAACATCAGCATTCTTTTCGTCATCGGCGGCGACGGGACGCTGCGCGGCGCCGGCGAGATCGCCCGGGTCGCCACCGAGCGGGGCGAGAAGATCGCCGTCGTCGGGATACCGAAGACGATCGACAACGACATTCCGTTCATCGACCAGAGCTTCGGCTTCCAGACCGCGTTCGCGAAGGCGAGCGAGTCGATCGCCGCCGCGCACGCGGAGGCGACGTCCGCGCCCGGCGGGCTCGGGCTCGTCCGGCTGATGGGACGGCATTCCGGCTTCATCGCCTGCTATGCCTCGCTGGCCAAGTCAGACGCCGACGTGGTGCTCATTCCCGAGGTGCCCTTCACGCTCGACGGCGAGAACGGGCTGCTGCGCTACCTGCGCCGCCGGATCGAGGAGACCGGCCACGCGGTGGTGGTCGCCGCCGAAGGCGCCGGCCAGGAGCTCTTCGACGCGCAGAGCAACGGCCTCGGGACCGGCACCGACGCCTCAGGCAACCGGCGGCTGTCGGACGTGGGCCAGTTCCTCAGCGGCCGGATCGTCGACTACTTCACCAGCGCCGGCGTCGAGATCAACCTGAAGTACATCGACCCGAGCTACGTCATCCGCAGCGTGCCGGCCAACCCGTACGACAGCGTCTACTGCATCCGGCTGGCGCACGCCGCCGTGCACGCCGCGATGGCCGGTCGCACCGAGATGGTCGTGGGCCGCTGGCGGCGCCGGTTCATCCACATCCCGATCCCGCTGGCGATCAGCCACCGCAACCAGGTCGACCCGTCGGGTGACCTGTGGATGTCGGTGCTGGAAGCCACCGGCCAGCCGCCCCGCTTTCAGTAGCGCCTTGCTTTCAGCGGCGCACCGCGCAGGAGGACCGAGGAAGCCATGCTGCAGATCGACATCTGGTCGGACGTCGCCTGCCCGTTCTGCTATATCGGGAAGCGGTCCTTCGAGGGTGCCCTGGCGACCTTCGAGCATGCCGACGAGGTCGAGGTCCGCTGGCACAGCTTCGAGCTCGACCCGCACGCGCCCAGCGTCCCGGCGAGCGGCATCTACGACCTGCTCGCGGCGAAGTACGGCGTCACCAGGGAGCAGGCCGTCGCGATGAACGAGCGGGTCGCCACGATGGCCGCGGCCGTCGGCCTGACCCTGGACTTCGACGCGATCAAGCCGACCAGCACGTTCGCCGCGCACCGCGTCCTGCAGTGCGCGGCCACCGAGGACCTGCAGGCCGCGGCCGCCGAGGAGCTGTTCGCCGCCTACTTCACCAAGGGCGCGAACCTCGCCGACCCGGACGAGCTGGCCGACGCCGTGGCCGTCCTCGGCCTGGACCGCGAGCGGCTGCGCGCGGTCGCGGCGGGCGACGAGTTCGCCGGCCAGGTCCGCGCCGACGAGGCGCGCGCCGCCGAGCTGGGCATCACCGGCGTCCCGTACTTCCTGGTCCAGTCCCGGTACGCGGTGTCCGGCGCGCAGCCCCGCGAGACCTTCGAGAAGGCCCTCTCGAAAGCCTGGGACCTGGCCACCGCGGACGCCACCGCCTCCTGAGGCGCCGTCCCGGCTCCCCCGCGGGCGTGAGGTTAGTCACCCAGAGTGGTCGATTTCACGAACCCCCCGGGCCGGCCGCCTCCGGCCGGCGCCGCGACACCGGCTCGGCGGGGCCGTCTCCCTCGCGCACCGCAGCAACCACTCCACCCGCCGCGATATGTATGGCGCATACAGAGTGATTCGTGGCCAACAGTGACACGGCGTTAGCAAAAAGTGGCCTCGCCGACCCCATCGAGGCACCGCCAGCGACCAAACGAGCCGCAATCCCCCGTTCAGACCTGGGCAATCAGCGCGCGATAGCGTGAAACCCAATGATCACGAAAGAATCACGTTCTGTGCCGAACCCCGCTGGGCGAGGCCCCACCGCGCCCGCCGGCCGCCGACGCGGCCGGATCGCCGCGGCCGCGACGGCGGCGGCCGTGCTCGCCACGCTGCCGGCCGCGCTCGCCAGCTGCGGCTCGACCCAGGAACCGGCGACCGCCGCCAGCGGCAGCTGTCCGTCACCGGGCGTGTCCGGCGACACGATCAAGATCGGTCTGATCTACCCGGACACCGGAGGCCAGATCGCCGACAGCTTCCGGGACGTCCGCAGCGCGGTGCAGGCACGCGTCGACGCGCAGAACGCGGCCGGGGGCGTGCACGGCCGGACGGTCCAGATCGTCTGGCGCGACGACCAGTCCGACCCCGGGCTGTTCCGCACGGCGGCGCAGGATCTCGTCGACAACCAGAAGGTCTTCGGCCTCATCGTCGAGTCGATCGCGGCGGGCCCGACCGCGTCCTGGCTGGAGGCCAACGGCATCCCCGCGGCGGGGGTCGCGATCGGCGCCGGCCAGCACCGCAACCTCTTCTCGTTCGGGTCGCTGTTCACCGGCCAGAACGTCAACGTCGACACCTTCGGCCGGTACGTGCGGGCCGGCGGCGGAACCAAGGCCCTCGTCGTCGTCGACCCGTCGCAACCGGCGGCGGCCGGCCTCGTCGGCGTCTTCGGCCCCAGCCTGACCAGTCAGGGCGTGCAGGTCGCCGGCCAGGAGAACTACCCCGCCGGTGCCACCACCCCGGCCCACATCGTCGACGCGCTGCGCCACGCCGGCGCCGACACGCTGATCGGCGTGCTGAAGCCGGCCGACTTCGCCGACATCTACACCGCGGCCAAGACGGCCGGGGTCAAGCTCAAGGTCGCGCTGAGCGCCGCCGGCTACGAGCAGGACCTGCTCGACCAGCGGGGCGCGGCCCTCGCCGGCATGTCGGTGATCGTCGGCTACGCCTCGTTCGAGCAGGCGTCGCCCGCGATGACGGCCTTCCACAGCGCGATGGCGACCTACTCCCCCGAGTTGCAGGACCCGAACTCGGAGGCAGCGCTCTCGGCCTACGTCTCGACCGACGAGATGCTCAAGGGCCTCGACCTCGCCGGCGCCTGCCCGACCCGGGAGGGCTTCATCACCGGCCTGCACAAGGTCACCGACTACTCGGCCGGTGGCCTGATCGCTCCCACCGACCTGAGCAACCCGACAGCCGCGACGACGTGCTTCAACTTCGTGAAGGCCAACGCGACGGGGACCAGGTTCGAGCCGGTGACGCCGCCCGCCGGCAGCTCGGACGGGTTCTGGTGTGGCAAGCCGCTGAGCTAGCCACCGCCGGGGCCACCGGTTTCGGGGCTGGGAGAAACTCTTTTTCTCCCAGCCCCGAACACTTTCCCAGCCCGAACAGCGGGTCAGGCCGGGTCGAGCAGGCGGCCGTCCTCGTCGGCCAGCCCGCCGGCCTGCTTGACGTTGCGCAGCACCGGCGAGATCTCGCACGTCTGCACGCCGTCGAGCGCGCCGATCCGGCTGGTGGTGAAGGTGTACAGCTCGGCGAGGTCGTGGCACAGGACCGTGGCGACCAGGTTGTGCGGCCCGGAGGTGGCCGCCGCGAAACAGACCTCCGGAAGCGCCGCGAGCGTCTTGCCGGTCTCGTGCAGCACGGACGGGGTGACCCGCAGGTAGACGTGGGCGGCGGCGGTGTAGCCGAACCGGCGCAGGGCCAGGTCCATGTCGATGAAGACCGTGTTGGTGGCCAGCAGCGTGGCGAGCCGGCGGGTGATCCGCCCCTCGGTGATCCCGGCGGCGGCGGCGAGCTCGGCGTAGCTCGCCCGCCCGTCCCGGGCGAGCGCCGCGATGATCGCGCGGTCGGTCGGTTCGAGGCGGACCGGCGCGGACACGTCGCGGGCCGCCGGCAGCTCGGAGATGGCGGTGAGCGCGGCGGCCTCCTCGGCCGTCACGCAGCCGCTGAGGCCGTCCCAGTCGTCGGACCGGTCGCCGATGAAGATGTGCAGCACCACGGCGGCGTCGATGTCGAGGACGTGCGCGGTGCGCGGCAGCCGGCGGGTCAGCAGCGTCTCGCGCTGCTCGGCCGACAGCGACCGCATCGAGAAGACCAGCTCGGACCCGGCGGCCGCCAGTGACAGCCAGCGGACGTCGTCCCGGCGGGCGAGCGCGGCGGCGAGCGCCTCGGCGCTGTCGGGCCGGCACCGCACCCGGACCATCCACGGGTGCTGCCCGGCCACCTTGGGGTTGACCGTGGCGAAGATCCGCAGGAAGCCGTCCCGGCGCAGCGCGCGGTAGCGGCGGGCGACGGTCCGCTCGGGGAGGCCGAGGACGGACCCGAGCCGCGCGAAGCTGGCCCGCGGCGCCACCTGCAGGGCCCGTACGACCCGCTGGTCGTCGATGTCCATCACCACAGGGTCGAGGCGCGGCATGACGCTTTCCGGCGTCTGGGTCACCACCATGGACGGAAATCTACATCCTCGCGCCGAGGGCGGGGAATCGTCGGCGGCCGTCGGCAGACTGGTGCGCACCGCCGCGAGACCCGTCGCCGACGACGCCCGCGGCACTCGCCCAGGGGAGTGGTCGATGGAACGCAAGTGGTGGACGCTGGTGGTGGTCTGCGCGGCGACGTTCATGTTGCTGCTGGACATCACGATCGTCGTGGTGGCACTGCCGGACATCCAGCGAGCCCTGAAGACCAGCTTCAGCGACGTGCAGTGGGTCATCGACGCCTACTCGCTGACCCTGGCCGCGCTGCTGCTGACGGCCGGGTCGCTGGCCGACCGGTTCGGCCGGCGCAGGCTGTTCCTGATCGGCCTTGTGGTCTTCACCGCCGGCTCGCTGCTGTGCGCCGTGGCGACGAGCCCGCTCATGCTGATCGCCTCGCGGGCCGCGCAGGGCGTGGGCGGCGCCATCCTGTTCTCGACGTCGCTGGCGCTGCTGGCGATGAACTTCCACGGCAGGGAGCGCGGCGTCGCGTTCGGCGTCTGGGGCGCGGTGACCGGGGTGTCGACCGCGCTCGGGCCCATCCTCGGCGGCCTCATCACCAGCGGCATCAGCTGGCGCGGCATCTTCTGGGTGAACCTGCCGATCGGCGTCGCGGCGGTCGCGGTCACGCTCGTGAAGGTCGACGAGTCGCGGGCCCCGCACGCGCACCGGCCGGACTGGCCCGGCTTCGGCACGCTCACCGCCGGGCTGGTCTCGCTCGTCTACGGGCTGATCAGGGCCAGCGAGACGAGCTGGAGCGACACCGGGGTGATCATCTGCCTCGCGCTGGCCGTGGTGTTCCTCGCGGCGTTCGTCGTCGTCGAGGCGCGGGTGGCACATCCGATGTTCGACCTGTCGCTGCTGCGCATCCCCACCTTCCTCGGTGGATCGGTCGCGGCGTTCGCGATGAACGGCTCGCTGTACGCGATGTTGCTCTACCTGACGATCTACCTGCAGGACGACCTGGGCTACTCGGCGCTGCAGACCGGCCTACGGATTCTGATCCTGTCCAGCGCGGCCACGGTCGTCTCCATCGCATCGGGGCGGGCCTCGGCTTTCCTGCCGGTGCGCTGGCTGATCGGCAGCGGCCTTCTCCTGGTCGGCGCCGGGCTGCTGCTGATGTCGGGGCTGTCCGCGGGGAGCGGCTGGACGCACCTGATCGCGGGGTTCCTCGTCGCCGGGGCCGGCTCCGGCCTGGTGAACCCGCCGCTGGCCTCGACCGCGGTCGGAGTCGTGCACCCGTTCCGGTCGGGCATGGCCTCCGGGGTGAACACCACGTTCCGCCAGGTCGGGATCGCCGTCGGCGTCGCGGCCTACGGCTCGATCTTCACCGCCGTGCTGGCGCACGACCTCAGCCGGCGTCTCGACGGCGTGCCGGGCCTCGCCGGGCAGGGCGACCGGATCTCCGACGCGGTCCACTCCGGGGCGGCGGGCCAGGTCATCGCCACCGCGCCCGCCGCGGTGCGCGGGGACCTGGTCGAGGCGATCCACGCCAGCTTCGCCGGCGCCCTCAACGACCTGTTCGTCACCGCCGGCATCCTCGCGCTCGCCGGTGGCGTGCTCGCCCTGGTGCTCATCCGGGCGAAGGACTTCGCGGCCGTCGCCCAGCAGGGAGGCCAGCCGGCGGGAGGCGGCGGCCAGCCGCCGGTCCGGCCCGAGGCGGCCGCGTCCGCCTCGTGACCCCGGCTCGCTGACGCCGGGCCCGCCCGGGCGGGCCCGGCGTCAGCGGGTGGTGGCGACGGTGGTGCCGGTGGAACGCACGAGGATGCGGATGCGGTCGGCGCGGAACAGGTCGTGGGAGTGCTCGAACGGCTGCCCGTCCTGGTCGCGGGTGGTCCGGTCGAGGGCGAGCAGCGGGGCGCCCACCGCCGAGCGCAGCAGGACGGCCTCCTCGTCACCCGCCAGCACCACCTCGATCTGTTCGAGCGCCTCGCCGGGGCGGATGTCGTACTCCTCGGCGAACAGTTCGTAGAGCGATCCCCCCAGCGGCAGGTTGAACAACCCGGGGAAGCGGCGGGCCGGGAAGCAGGCGTTCTCCAGCGAGATCGGGCCGCCGTCGGCGAGCCGCAGCCGCACGATCCGGGCGACCGGGTCGCCGGGCTCCAGCTCCAGGGCCTTCGCGACGGTCTCGTCGGCCGGCTCCAGCGCCGCGCTGACGACCTGCGAGCCCGCGGTGAAGCCCTGGGTGCGCAGCAGCTCGGGGACGCCGACGATCCTGGTCAGGTCCCGCTCGACCTTGCGCGGCGCGACGAACGTGCCGCCGCCGCGGCCGCGGACCCGCAGGACGACGCCCTCCCGCTCCAGCGACGTGAGCGCCTGGCGCAGGGTCTCCCTGCTCACGCCGAGTGACGCGGCGAGGTCCCGCTCGCCGCCGAGGCGTTCACCGGGACGATGGGCGCCGTCCGTCACCAGGTGGCGCAGCCGTCGGCGCACGTCAGCGGCCGTCGGCCCCAGCGGGGCCCCGGACGGGTCGAAGTCGAGCGCCATCCGTCCAGTCTGACCGACGGTGACGGGCTGCCGGTCCACGTGGGCCGGCCCACCCGGAATATCCGCGAGATCGGCGGCGAGATCGACACGGCCCGGCGGGACGACAGCCGGGGCCGGGGCCGCCGTCGGCGCCGTCAGATCTCGTCCAGCGCGGCCGGGGACTCGGGCAGGATCTGCCCGCCGTCGACGACGATCGACTGGCCGGTGATGTAGGCGGCCTCGTCGGTGGCGAGGAACAGGGCCGCGTTGCCGATGTCCTCGACGTCGCCGAGCCGGCGCATCGGGATGACCGCCTCCGTCGAGCGCAGGTAGTCCTCGCCCTGCTCGCTGAGCCCCTCGGTGAGGATGTTGCCGGGCAGCACGGCGTTGACCGTGATCCGGTGCGGCGCCAGCTCGATCGCCGCGGTCCGCATGTAGCCGAGCATCGCGGCCTTGGACGCGCCGTAGTGGGCCCAGCCCGGGTAGCCGGTGAACGGACCGGTGATCGACGATGTCAGGATCACCCGGCCGTGCCCGGAGGCCTTCAGCGCCGGCAGGAAGGCCTGGACGGTGAGCAGCGCGCCCTTCACGTTGACGCCGAGCACGAGGTCGATGTCGGCCTCGGTCATGGCGTCGAGCGAGGCGGCGGGGAAGATCCCGGCGTTCGCGCAGACGATGTCGCAGCCGCCGTGCCGGCCGAGCACCTCCTCGGCCAGCCGGCCGGTGTCCGCCGCCGACGCGACGTCCCCGGCCACGTAG is a genomic window of Pseudofrankia inefficax containing:
- a CDS encoding DsbA family oxidoreductase; its protein translation is MLQIDIWSDVACPFCYIGKRSFEGALATFEHADEVEVRWHSFELDPHAPSVPASGIYDLLAAKYGVTREQAVAMNERVATMAAAVGLTLDFDAIKPTSTFAAHRVLQCAATEDLQAAAAEELFAAYFTKGANLADPDELADAVAVLGLDRERLRAVAAGDEFAGQVRADEARAAELGITGVPYFLVQSRYAVSGAQPRETFEKALSKAWDLATADATAS
- a CDS encoding carbohydrate ABC transporter permease encodes the protein MFVELAAPAALTGAGRTVTAVSQPVAARPALARRLLAAAPPYLYLLPAVACLVLWTYKPLVEAVQLSFYDWNLLPTSPMTYVGFHKYAEVFTQPGLRRATLNTVYYILGLLPFSVALPTVIALVTRRLGGRSRNVYRAIVFLPMLVAPVAAAAVWNWLLDPTGLSNQALGWFGVAPHNWLRTEGTALPAILAITAWSMCGFATLVVSAGLTGISADYGEAAAIDGATGWQILRWVTLPLLRSTLLFLVLMTVLLSGQWTFPLLDSLTQGGPGDSSSNVYYLLWELGFRNFDAGLASAAGIVFFLVFGLIAAALVALADRFSFHDN
- a CDS encoding ABC transporter substrate-binding protein, translating into MPNPAGRGPTAPAGRRRGRIAAAATAAAVLATLPAALASCGSTQEPATAASGSCPSPGVSGDTIKIGLIYPDTGGQIADSFRDVRSAVQARVDAQNAAGGVHGRTVQIVWRDDQSDPGLFRTAAQDLVDNQKVFGLIVESIAAGPTASWLEANGIPAAGVAIGAGQHRNLFSFGSLFTGQNVNVDTFGRYVRAGGGTKALVVVDPSQPAAAGLVGVFGPSLTSQGVQVAGQENYPAGATTPAHIVDALRHAGADTLIGVLKPADFADIYTAAKTAGVKLKVALSAAGYEQDLLDQRGAALAGMSVIVGYASFEQASPAMTAFHSAMATYSPELQDPNSEAALSAYVSTDEMLKGLDLAGACPTREGFITGLHKVTDYSAGGLIAPTDLSNPTAATTCFNFVKANATGTRFEPVTPPAGSSDGFWCGKPLS
- a CDS encoding MFS transporter gives rise to the protein MERKWWTLVVVCAATFMLLLDITIVVVALPDIQRALKTSFSDVQWVIDAYSLTLAALLLTAGSLADRFGRRRLFLIGLVVFTAGSLLCAVATSPLMLIASRAAQGVGGAILFSTSLALLAMNFHGRERGVAFGVWGAVTGVSTALGPILGGLITSGISWRGIFWVNLPIGVAAVAVTLVKVDESRAPHAHRPDWPGFGTLTAGLVSLVYGLIRASETSWSDTGVIICLALAVVFLAAFVVVEARVAHPMFDLSLLRIPTFLGGSVAAFAMNGSLYAMLLYLTIYLQDDLGYSALQTGLRILILSSAATVVSIASGRASAFLPVRWLIGSGLLLVGAGLLLMSGLSAGSGWTHLIAGFLVAGAGSGLVNPPLASTAVGVVHPFRSGMASGVNTTFRQVGIAVGVAAYGSIFTAVLAHDLSRRLDGVPGLAGQGDRISDAVHSGAAGQVIATAPAAVRGDLVEAIHASFAGALNDLFVTAGILALAGGVLALVLIRAKDFAAVAQQGGQPAGGGGQPPVRPEAAASAS
- a CDS encoding ATP-dependent 6-phosphofructokinase, with the translated sequence MGEPLIVDHSTLAVRSLGPSRVTSPLLPLLGERPTTEHYIDEADKVLLDDTLAMVSSRNVPLAELPSFEAAGPRRKIYFDPAKTRVGIVTCGGLCPGLNNVIRGLVTELTTHYGVTRIFGFRNGYQGFIARYGHDVVDLTAERVATIGEDGGTILGTSRGQQDPEEIVDCLSRMNISILFVIGGDGTLRGAGEIARVATERGEKIAVVGIPKTIDNDIPFIDQSFGFQTAFAKASESIAAAHAEATSAPGGLGLVRLMGRHSGFIACYASLAKSDADVVLIPEVPFTLDGENGLLRYLRRRIEETGHAVVVAAEGAGQELFDAQSNGLGTGTDASGNRRLSDVGQFLSGRIVDYFTSAGVEINLKYIDPSYVIRSVPANPYDSVYCIRLAHAAVHAAMAGRTEMVVGRWRRRFIHIPIPLAISHRNQVDPSGDLWMSVLEATGQPPRFQ
- a CDS encoding carbohydrate ABC transporter permease, whose protein sequence is MSVQTAGAALAGPPKARLAWAGAAGRHAVMVVLSLLSIVPIYWMYAGSLRRPGDILSQNPLPWPLSLRNYHYVLHSLDVPVLLANTLVIAAASTVGQLLVCLLAAYAFAAWDFRGKNVLFLLFVVTWLVPFQVTMISNYLVLNKLGLLNSLAGVVVPTLCSALAVLMLRQHMQAFPRELLDAAKIDGRRSWSTLWTVVVPNLRPVLASLAILLFISAWNEYFWPALVLQRANSVIQLGIRGYLTQEGNDWGAIMAASGLACLPIFALYVVLQRQVIDAFVRSGLR
- a CDS encoding Lrp/AsnC family transcriptional regulator; this encodes MVVTQTPESVMPRLDPVVMDIDDQRVVRALQVAPRASFARLGSVLGLPERTVARRYRALRRDGFLRIFATVNPKVAGQHPWMVRVRCRPDSAEALAAALARRDDVRWLSLAAAGSELVFSMRSLSAEQRETLLTRRLPRTAHVLDIDAAVVLHIFIGDRSDDWDGLSGCVTAEEAAALTAISELPAARDVSAPVRLEPTDRAIIAALARDGRASYAELAAAAGITEGRITRRLATLLATNTVFIDMDLALRRFGYTAAAHVYLRVTPSVLHETGKTLAALPEVCFAAATSGPHNLVATVLCHDLAELYTFTTSRIGALDGVQTCEISPVLRNVKQAGGLADEDGRLLDPA
- a CDS encoding metallophosphoesterase yields the protein MRFLTDPPTPTHTVIQLSDTHIVPEGELYHGTLDTLANVAAAFDQIEQSGIDVAALVLSGDLADAGDLASYRRLRAYVEQRAGALGLPVLYMMGNHDSRGPFREGLLGAEPTTEPYDYVFWSGDLRIIALDSTEPGEVLGVLSDEQLAWLAAELATPAPAGTILALHHPPVPSPIGMLNTMVLEAPERLGQVIAGTDVRIVLAGHAHHGSVGILGGVPVWVAGATAYAARALGPAGGYAGVTGGVFTRIDVYAGQAVATVIPTTVGDSIYELTPDMLAKYADELDPDAELTHEDLDKLTKA
- a CDS encoding tyrosine-protein phosphatase, encoding MTLDLEDTPGLGTAGLDSAADADRVLRLAGSLNLRDVGDYRAADGRRVRRRTLLRSAAMHGLGDQARAVFAQLGVRTVVDLREAQEAAHEPDALGRLPITTRWIPIFSDGTGTSSLPTVVPATSGDAPAAGDNAPGSGAAAAEGARTAQAAGAGMTLASIYDFILDGKGDRLTAAVLALAEPGALPAIVHCSAGKDRTGLTIMLVLDLLGVPDEVIARDYALTAELLGDEAQAAIRRLSASAAGGDPDNLPSDLMSSPPELILTALARVRASHGSARGYLLAHGATDEALDALAEALLVTDSPATTDGDAATDTPLDHDPA